GCGCCGCCGCGCTTGAGACGGTAGTCGAGGTGCGGACCGGTGGCCGTGCCGGTGCTGCCGACGCGGCCGATCAGCTGTCCCTGCGAGACCCGCGCGCCGGCGCGGATTCCCGGACCGAAGGACGACAGGTGCAGGTAATAGGTCTCGAAGCCGCCGGGGTGCCGCAACTGGACGGTGTTGCCGCCCCCTCCCGAATAGCGCGCCGAGACGACGACGCCGTTGGCCACCGCGAGCACCGCCGACCCGGCCGGCGCGCCGTAATCGACCCCGAGATGCGCGCGATACACCTTGTCGACCGGATGGAAGCGGCGCATCGAGAACCGTGACGTGATGCGCGGCTCGAATTTCAGCGGCGACTTGAGGAAGAAGCGTTTGAGCGATCGGCCGTTCTCGTCGTAATACGCCGCCTTGCCGGTCGCCGGGTCGGTCCAGCGGAACGCCTGCATCTCGCGGCCGTCCACGGTAATCGCCGCCGCCAGCAGCGCGCCGTAATTCGAGAACGCCCCGTCGCGCGTCGCCTTCTCGAACAGGAGCTTGAAGCTGTCGCCGGGCTGCAGGTCGTTGTTGAAATCGACCTGGCCGCCGAAAATGTCCGCGAGCTCGAGCGCGAGCGCAATCGTCTCGCCGGATTCGTTGATCGCCGCGATCAGCGAGGTCGTCTCTCCCTCGAGCCGCGCGTCGATCGCCGCGATCGCCGTCTGCTTCTCGAACGGCACCACTTCCGCGGACGGCTTCTCGCGCTCGCCGCGGACGATGCGGAGGAAGCGATCGGTGTCGATCTCGTAGATGAACTCGCGCAGCAGGCCGTCGAGCGTGACCTCGATCCGGTACGGGCGTCCGGCGCGCATGCGGCGCGGATCGAACACCGCGCGGGCCGCGGCCACGGCGTCGGTGACGAGGTCCTCCGAGATGTGGTGAGCGCGAAGCAGGCTGTCCAGCGTCGCGTGCCGCGGCATCAGGGCGTCGATGCGCTCGAACTCACGCGGAAGCTGAATGTCGCCGCGCGCGATCGGCGCCCGTACGGGATCCGGGCGGGCACACGACGCCAGCGCCAGCGCTCCGCCAACCAGCACGAACCTGCACGCCTTCAGCAAGAGACGTGCAGTTTACCTGATAACGATGCGAAACAGCTCCCGCTCGAGCACGGGCTTGCGCGGTTCTTCACGGGGTTCGTGGCGAGTGGCCGCGGGACGGCGGCGCTTCGCCTTGGCCGGCGCCGGGTCGCGGGGCGGCGCGGCACGCGGCCCGCCGGCAACCGCGGGGACGACGCGCGGCGGCTCGCTCTCGCCGCCGGTCGCCACCGCCCGCACACCCGCTGGTGCGGGAGCGGCCGCGTCCTCGCGAGCCTGCGAGCCACCGGCGACGGACGGCGGCGTGGGCACGACAGGCGGGCTGTCGTGTCCCGACAACCCGACCTGCACCGTGTCGCGGGCAGGCGGCACAGGCGACGCGGACGACGACCGCCAGCCGAACGCAAACGCGGCGAGCAGAGCGACCGTCGCCGCCGCAGCGACCAGCGCCGCGCGAAGTGAATGATGCGACGGCGCGAGCGGGGCGGGAATTACCGCCAGGGCCCGCGGCCCGACCTTCACCAGCGCGGTGGTTGTCGTCACGGGACCCGCCGGGCTGGACGCGTTCTCGACGATCATCGGCCACGCAACCGACAGCACGATGCCTTCGTCGAGCCCGGCGGCGCGCGCGTAGCGGATCACCTGCGCGCGGGCTTCCGCCGTCGCCGGCCAGTCCCGCATGTACCCCCACTCGAGGTCGCGCAGGCGCCGCGACGGCACTTCCGCGACGGTCGAGAGATAGCCGAGCGACATGCCGGTCGCGCGCCGCGCGCGGCGCACGTCCGAGATGGTCAGCGAAGCGCGCGGCGCCGCATTGAACGCGCCGGTCACACGCGCGCGCTCCCACGAGCTGAACAGTGCCTGCGCCACGTCGCGCACGTCTTCCGTCGCGAAGCGGGTGAGCGCCGCGCGGAATTCGTACAAGGACGGGTACGGCGGAAGATCGATCGACCCCAGCGCTCGGGCGATCACCAGACGCAGCGGACCGCTGGCCCGGTACTCGGGCAGCGCATCGAAGCCGGGCAGCAGATTGGTCAGCAGCAGAGCCGCACGGGCGACCGCGTCGTCCCCGGTCGGGATCGGGCCTTCGACGACGAGATCTCCCTCGCGGGTTATGCGAATGATTCCGGGCGACGGGATTCCCGGGAGCACTCCTTCAATGTGTTGCGAGCAGATCGCACAGACGAGCGCGACCGCTTCCGAGGGGCGCAGCTTGATGTCCGATTCAGCCAGCTCAGCCAGCGAAACACGGTTCGACATAACGCAGTGACGAGCACTGCCATTTTCCTGCCACCGTTCGTGCGGGACTACCACGACCATGGATTTGTCTCGGGCAATGCCGTCCTCAGCAGCAATTACACGGCACCTTCATACAAGGAACGTGACGGATTTACGGCTCCATTACCCACACGCTCCAGGCGCCGCTCCGGCGGCTGTGGAACGCGACGCGGCGGCCATCAGGGGACCATGTGAACTCCTCCGCCGTCGGATCAGGGAGGATGCGCTGCATCCGCCGCGTCTCCATATCCAACAGCCAGACGCCTTCGCGATACACCTGGAAAATGATCCGTCGGCCGTCCGGAGACACGGCGGGCGTTCGCACCAATCTGTTCGATACAGGGGACTTGTAGGACGTCGTCGCGCCGGAGTGCAGGTCGAGCACGATCAGCCGAGTTTCAACGCTGTACGCGATGCGTCGTCCATCAGGAAACCATGACGCACCCCAGGCCTGCCCGACACGGTGATGCGTCCGGCGCTGCAGCTGTGACCCGTCGGGCGCGGCCGTCCAGACGTTCCACACGTTCGACGCATTCGGCTCGGCCCGTACGAACGCCAGCCGCGTTCCGTCGGGCGACCAGCTCGGCACCGCGGCATAGCCGGTGCCGCTGATGCGGACCGCGCCGCTGCCGTCGGCCGCGGCAACGAACACCGCGCGCGTGCCGTCGCGATCGGAATCGAACGCCACCCGTGCCCCGTCGGGCGACGGACGCGGATGAAAGTTGAGCCCCCGATCGCCGCCGATGCTCACGACTTCGGTGATGTCGCCGCTGCCGGCGGTGTGGGCGACCTTGAGGACGCTTGCGCCGTCGCGCTGTTCGTGAAAGTAGAGCGCCGCATTCGGACCGAACGCGGGGGAGTACGCGGATTCACGAATCACGCGCGGGGAACGGCCGAGGGCCGGCGCCGGAGAGAGCGGGTTCGCGCTCGTGCCGCGCGCGGGGTCAGGCGCCGGCTCCGGGATCGGCGCAGCCGCGGCCGGCGGGGACCCGTCCGGGACCGCGACGGATGTTTCGACCGCGGCGGGAGCGCTCTGCTGGATCCGCTGCAGGCGCGAGTCGGCCCATTGCCAGCCGGCAAGCGCGGAGAGCACGAGCAGGGCTGCGGCGCTGAGCGCCCACAGCCACGGCCGTGGGGGCGCCGGCTGCGTGCCGGCCTCGAGCGCCGCCGCCATGAACACTGGTTCGGGGCGAGGGGCCGCCGCCTGGCGCGCCGCGGCGGTCGCATCTTCCCAGGTCCTGAACAGTGCCGCCGCCGTCTCGCGCGCGTCGAGCGTGGTGAATCGCGCGAGCGCGACGGTCAAGTCCTCGAGCGATTCGAACGGCGGGAGATCGAGCGTGCGGAGCGCCCGCGCGATCAGCAGCCGCAGCGCGCCGCTCGCGCGGAACTCGGGCGCGGCATCGAATCCGGGCAGCAGCGCGTTGAGCAGCGTCGCCGCGCCTGCGACGTCGTCGTGCGACGCGCGGACGGGTCCCTCGATCGCAATCCCGCCGTCACGCAGCAGGCGGATCACGCCGGGCGAGGGAATTCCCGGAAGCACGCGCGCGAGATTCTGGCGGCAGATCTCCGAGACGATCGCGACGGCCTCCGCCGGACGCAGACGGATTTGCGCGGAGGCGAGCTCCGCCAGGGACACTCGATTGGTCATGTGCGGGTGTGCAGTGCGATATCCCTGCCACCCGCTGCGCCATGAGAATCGAGTGCGGCTGAGCCCCGAAGTGGACGCCGTGCCTGACGGGCTGTACCTGAACTACGGCGTGTTACGGCTGACGTTAATCTGGATCAACTTCCGGTATTTCACCGGCTTGCCCGCCATCGTCGCCGCCTGATAGCGCCAGTCGCGCGCGGCGGACAGCAGCTCGGCGTCGAACATGGGATGGACGCTCGCGCGGATCGCCGCGTAGGCGACACGCCCCAATTCGTCGATCACCACCTCGATGACGCCGCGCTCCTTGGCCTGAAGCTTCATCGACGGCGTGAGCCGCGGCATCTCCTGCCGGACGATCGCGGGCGCCGTCACGTCGGGGTCGCTCATCGTGTAGATGCGGTTGGGATCGGGCTGCGGCACGGCCGGCGGCGGCGCGGCAACCGGCTTCGGCGGGGCGGGCGGCGGCGCCATCGCGGCGATCGCGAGATCGAGGAACCCGGCGGACAGCGTCCTGAGATCCGCGAGCCTGCCGCCCATGTCCGGATCGTCGAGCAGCGTGATGGTCTGCCGGAACTGCTGCACGGCGAGCGTGTGATCCTTGCGATCGAACGCCGCTTTCGCTTCGCTGTAGCGCGCGCTCGCCAGGTCGGGCAGCAGCCGGCGGCGGACGTCCGAGAACGCGGCGCGGACGCGCGGCGACGCTTCCGCCTCCCCCGGCAGATACGTGGGGTCGGCGGTCACGACCGCCGCAATCGCGCTCTCGGCTTCGCTGCCCCGGCCCAGCGCGAGCAGGCAAAGCGATCGGTACTGCTCGATCGCCTTGCGATCGACCACCGCCGCGGCGCCGTCGCTCGGCCGCAGCTCGTTGAGCACGGCGAGCGCTTCGTCGTAGCGGGCGGATGCATACAGGTCGCGGGCGGCGCCGACGACGTCGCGCCCGCCGGGAACCTGCCCGAGGGCGGATTGCGCGAACGAGGCGGCGAGCAGAAACGGGGCGATGAGTCGTCGTGCGGGTGCGGACATGGTATTGCTCCTGCGGAGTCGAGCCTCCTACTTCATATCCTGGCTGAGGCGCACCGGCGCCTTGAGCGTGACCGAGACGGCCTGGCGCTTTTCGCCAAGCTGCGGATGACGGAAGACGATTTCGTGGGGGCCGATCGAGATCGGCAGGTTGCCGAT
This genomic window from Vicinamibacterales bacterium contains:
- a CDS encoding M23 family metallopeptidase encodes the protein MLKACRFVLVGGALALASCARPDPVRAPIARGDIQLPREFERIDALMPRHATLDSLLRAHHISEDLVTDAVAAARAVFDPRRMRAGRPYRIEVTLDGLLREFIYEIDTDRFLRIVRGEREKPSAEVVPFEKQTAIAAIDARLEGETTSLIAAINESGETIALALELADIFGGQVDFNNDLQPGDSFKLLFEKATRDGAFSNYGALLAAAITVDGREMQAFRWTDPATGKAAYYDENGRSLKRFFLKSPLKFEPRITSRFSMRRFHPVDKVYRAHLGVDYGAPAGSAVLAVANGVVVSARYSGGGGNTVQLRHPGGFETYYLHLSSFGPGIRAGARVSQGQLIGRVGSTGTATGPHLDYRLKRGGAFVNPVSVHARQAPGEPIPAAHLARFTASRADALARMRATLLAAASPAPRADIVRAAR
- a CDS encoding energy transducer TonB; the encoded protein is MSAPARRLIAPFLLAASFAQSALGQVPGGRDVVGAARDLYASARYDEALAVLNELRPSDGAAAVVDRKAIEQYRSLCLLALGRGSEAESAIAAVVTADPTYLPGEAEASPRVRAAFSDVRRRLLPDLASARYSEAKAAFDRKDHTLAVQQFRQTITLLDDPDMGGRLADLRTLSAGFLDLAIAAMAPPPAPPKPVAAPPPAVPQPDPNRIYTMSDPDVTAPAIVRQEMPRLTPSMKLQAKERGVIEVVIDELGRVAYAAIRASVHPMFDAELLSAARDWRYQAATMAGKPVKYRKLIQINVSRNTP